A portion of the Kribbella jejuensis genome contains these proteins:
- a CDS encoding dihydrofolate reductase family protein, whose protein sequence is MRKIMYYVHQSLDGFIEGPNGEFDWAQLGPELGAYSMSLTERADLFLYGRTVWEMMSSYWPNAEAMNPDQHAIEFAPVWRRTPKAVLSTTLQSADWNTRIIRVADELAAIKEQPGKDILLTGSSTVAAALAERELLDEYHVIVHPVVLGGGKPVHQPTGRRTLQLVDSRTFDNRTVLLRHDLV, encoded by the coding sequence ATGCGGAAGATCATGTACTACGTGCACCAGTCGCTCGACGGCTTCATCGAGGGGCCGAACGGCGAGTTCGACTGGGCCCAGCTCGGGCCGGAGCTCGGCGCGTACTCGATGAGCCTGACCGAGCGTGCCGATCTGTTCCTGTACGGGCGGACAGTCTGGGAAATGATGTCGTCGTACTGGCCGAACGCCGAGGCGATGAACCCGGACCAGCACGCGATCGAATTCGCGCCGGTCTGGCGGCGGACGCCGAAGGCCGTCCTGTCGACAACCCTGCAATCCGCCGACTGGAACACCCGGATCATCCGCGTCGCCGACGAACTGGCCGCGATCAAAGAGCAGCCGGGCAAGGACATCCTGCTGACCGGGAGCTCGACCGTCGCGGCCGCACTGGCCGAACGAGAGCTGCTCGACGAGTACCACGTGATCGTGCACCCCGTGGTCCTCGGTGGCGGCAAGCCCGTCCACCAGCCGACCGGGCGCCGCACGCTGCAGCTCGTCGACAGCCGTACTTTCGACAACCGGACCGTCCTGCTCCGTCACGACCTGGTCTGA
- a CDS encoding dihydrofolate reductase family protein, which translates to MRKLIESTFVTLNGVIENPQHWSPPYWDDDHMAYSQSLMEGVEAQVLGRVTYEAFAEAWLSRAGDPVADGFNAMPKYVATRTLTEWKWNAQPLEGDAADAVRELKETEGGNLIKYGTGSFSKTLLENKLVDEYHFWIFPVVADGATMFQGDGVDPTHLDLLGTTTFKSGIVVHKLAPKA; encoded by the coding sequence ATGAGAAAGCTGATCGAATCCACGTTCGTGACCCTGAACGGTGTCATCGAGAACCCGCAGCACTGGAGTCCGCCGTACTGGGACGACGACCACATGGCCTACTCGCAGAGCCTGATGGAAGGCGTCGAGGCACAGGTACTCGGGCGGGTCACTTACGAAGCATTTGCGGAGGCCTGGTTGTCCCGGGCCGGCGACCCGGTCGCCGACGGCTTCAACGCGATGCCGAAGTACGTCGCGACGCGCACGCTGACCGAGTGGAAGTGGAACGCCCAGCCGCTCGAGGGCGACGCGGCCGACGCGGTCCGCGAGCTCAAGGAGACCGAGGGCGGCAATCTGATCAAGTACGGCACCGGGTCGTTCTCGAAGACCCTGCTGGAGAACAAACTGGTCGACGAGTACCACTTCTGGATTTTCCCGGTCGTCGCCGACGGCGCAACGATGTTCCAGGGCGACGGCGTCGACCCGACGCATCTCGACCTGCTCGGCACGACGACCTTCAAGTCCGGCATCGTCGTGCACAAACTGGCCCCGAAGGCCTGA
- a CDS encoding maleylpyruvate isomerase family mycothiol-dependent enzyme → MTELNPERARRVIVEHTRRLAESAAAAGPDAAVPTAPQWTVADLVEHVGQTQNWVAEIVERRIADPAQLPTEVAKLPADAGEWPAWLAASAQRVADACSDEALDAPVFNPAADDRSGTRFWLSSSVNEAVVHGFDAANAAGRSTEIDADIAGALISNHLQMLTSPTWELQRSESAHAIRGTGQTLQWLATDGGAWLVERRPDGATWRPGTEQADVTVTGPAQSLLLALTRRVPLSDAAGISVDGDADLARHWIDNTAHVSG, encoded by the coding sequence ATGACCGAGCTGAACCCGGAACGTGCCCGCCGAGTGATCGTCGAGCACACCCGCCGGCTGGCCGAGTCCGCCGCCGCGGCCGGACCTGACGCCGCCGTGCCGACCGCGCCGCAGTGGACCGTCGCGGACCTGGTCGAGCATGTCGGCCAGACCCAGAACTGGGTCGCGGAGATCGTCGAGCGACGCATCGCGGACCCGGCACAGTTGCCGACGGAGGTCGCCAAACTCCCGGCTGACGCCGGCGAGTGGCCGGCCTGGCTGGCGGCGTCCGCGCAGCGGGTGGCCGACGCGTGCTCCGACGAGGCGCTCGATGCGCCGGTGTTCAACCCCGCGGCGGACGACCGGTCAGGCACCCGATTCTGGCTGTCCAGCTCGGTCAACGAGGCCGTCGTACACGGTTTCGACGCCGCGAACGCAGCGGGCCGGTCGACCGAGATCGACGCCGACATCGCGGGCGCCCTGATCAGCAACCACCTGCAGATGCTCACTTCACCGACCTGGGAGTTGCAGCGGTCCGAGTCCGCCCACGCGATCCGCGGTACCGGGCAGACCCTGCAATGGCTGGCGACCGACGGCGGCGCCTGGTTGGTCGAACGGCGACCCGACGGGGCGACGTGGCGACCCGGAACCGAGCAGGCCGACGTGACGGTGACCGGCCCGGCACAGTCGTTGCTCCTGGCACTCACCCGGCGGGTCCCGCTGAGCGACGCGGCCGGCATCAGCGTCGACGGTGACGCCGACCTCGCTCGGCACTGGATCGACAACACCGCCCACGTCAGCGGCTGA
- a CDS encoding DMT family transporter — MGRLFCLLSAAAFGVMAVFGKLAYDAGVTVDALLLVRFGLAAVLLLGIALARGALRDLPRRVVLTGLAMGAFGYAAQSTFYFSALARIDASLVALILYLYPILVMGASIALRREPVSRRRVAALVIALLGIGLVLSGAMSGQFDWSGLLLALGAPIVYTGYILVGDSVDIQPLALTALVCTGAFGTFVLLGFLRGGTDFTFAPIGWLWLAAVALISTVAAILLFFAGMARVGPSVASILSIFEPVVTVVAAAAVFGEHLTATQWFGGAFVLSAVLIVQWPRRSRLARADGVHRERHVEGAALGRVS, encoded by the coding sequence GTGGGACGCCTCTTCTGCCTTCTTTCCGCCGCCGCCTTCGGGGTCATGGCCGTGTTCGGCAAGCTCGCGTACGACGCGGGCGTGACCGTCGACGCGCTGCTGCTGGTCCGGTTCGGACTGGCCGCCGTACTGCTGCTCGGCATCGCCCTTGCCCGTGGCGCGCTCCGCGACCTGCCCCGCCGGGTCGTGCTCACCGGCCTCGCGATGGGCGCCTTCGGGTACGCCGCGCAATCGACCTTCTACTTCTCCGCACTGGCCCGGATCGACGCGTCGCTCGTCGCGCTGATCCTGTATCTGTATCCGATCCTCGTGATGGGTGCGTCGATCGCGCTCCGCCGGGAGCCCGTCTCGCGCCGGCGAGTGGCCGCGCTGGTGATCGCGCTGCTCGGTATCGGTCTCGTGCTCAGCGGCGCGATGTCCGGGCAGTTCGACTGGTCCGGCCTGCTGCTGGCGTTGGGTGCGCCAATCGTCTACACCGGGTACATCCTGGTCGGCGACTCCGTCGACATACAGCCGCTCGCGCTCACCGCGCTGGTCTGTACCGGCGCCTTCGGAACCTTTGTTCTACTGGGGTTTCTGCGCGGGGGCACGGACTTCACGTTCGCGCCGATCGGGTGGCTGTGGCTGGCTGCCGTCGCGTTGATCAGCACGGTCGCCGCGATCCTGCTGTTCTTCGCGGGCATGGCGCGGGTCGGCCCGTCGGTGGCGTCGATCCTGTCGATCTTCGAGCCGGTCGTCACGGTCGTTGCCGCGGCTGCGGTCTTCGGCGAGCACCTCACCGCAACGCAATGGTTCGGCGGTGCGTTCGTACTGTCCGCGGTCCTGATCGTGCAGTGGCCGCGGCGTTCACGGCTTGCGCGCGCTGACGGCGTACATCGTGAGCGACATGTGGAAGGCGCCGCGCTCGGCCGTGTCTCGTAG
- a CDS encoding methyltransferase domain-containing protein, whose amino-acid sequence MTETTGGPGFVTERGSFRAAHVANQNVERQAFVLDQMAARPAVRTLKAWALDQLAPAPGETAVDVGSGTGEDVLAFTAYGARAIGVEPSPGLRAEAVRRAAGAPVEYVEGQAEALPFEDASVDVLRSERVLQHVDHPAVAVAEMARVLRPGGRIALIDTDWGTAIIHPADPDVLQRMFGYFRGETANPYSGRRLRGLLAEAGLEITGETAATWIEPQEGATTGFVGMMHTTAARAGVITDAEAEAFTQTLRDTAERGAFHMSLTMYAVSARKP is encoded by the coding sequence ATGACCGAGACGACGGGCGGGCCCGGGTTCGTCACTGAGCGCGGGAGCTTCCGCGCGGCGCATGTGGCGAACCAGAACGTCGAGCGTCAGGCGTTCGTACTGGACCAGATGGCGGCCCGTCCCGCCGTACGGACGTTGAAGGCGTGGGCGCTGGACCAATTGGCTCCGGCGCCGGGGGAGACCGCGGTCGATGTCGGCTCGGGTACTGGCGAGGACGTGCTCGCGTTCACCGCGTACGGCGCCCGGGCGATCGGCGTCGAGCCCAGCCCGGGACTCCGGGCCGAGGCCGTACGACGGGCCGCCGGTGCGCCGGTCGAGTACGTCGAGGGTCAGGCGGAGGCGCTGCCGTTCGAGGATGCGTCGGTCGACGTACTGCGGTCCGAGCGGGTTCTGCAGCACGTCGACCACCCGGCCGTCGCGGTCGCCGAAATGGCCCGGGTACTGCGGCCCGGCGGGCGGATCGCGTTGATCGACACGGACTGGGGTACGGCGATCATCCACCCGGCCGACCCCGACGTACTGCAGCGGATGTTCGGCTACTTCCGCGGGGAAACCGCCAACCCGTACTCCGGCCGCCGGCTCCGCGGCCTGCTCGCCGAAGCCGGCCTGGAGATCACCGGCGAGACGGCCGCAACCTGGATCGAACCGCAGGAAGGTGCTACCACCGGCTTCGTCGGCATGATGCACACGACCGCTGCCCGCGCCGGCGTGATCACCGACGCCGAGGCCGAGGCGTTCACGCAGACGCTACGAGACACGGCCGAGCGCGGCGCCTTCCACATGTCGCTCACGATGTACGCCGTCAGCGCGCGCAAGCCGTGA
- a CDS encoding FAD-binding oxidoreductase — MIDNLREVTRGQVLMVGDEEYDAARRVNNWMHDKRPRAIVRCENAGDVIASIEYARTNDLEIAVRGGGHSVPGFGTVDDGLVIDLSGMRNVRVDPVNRTARAGGGATWGDFDAATHAFGLATTGGVISTTGVGGLTLGGGIGYLARGLGLSCDNLVSADVVTADGKFLIVSEKENEDLFWALRGGGGNFGVVTALEFRLSPVSAIYGGPMFFELSDATAVLSGFRELIKDAPEQLGGFPAFQIAPPLPFIPENRHGEPFVAIVGCWAGDLDEGETQISKFREFAPVMAEHVGPMPYPALNSAFDALVPAGLQHYWKANFVTELTDEAIQAHLRHAPGLPAVNSTVHIYPINGACHRVTPDGTAFAYRDATFATVIAGMWPDPADNDANIEWVRSYYEDVAPYSEAGGYINFMAADDQGRIRENYRQNYDRLADVKRTYDPDNVFHLNQNIVP; from the coding sequence ATGATCGATAACCTGCGCGAAGTCACGCGGGGACAGGTCTTGATGGTGGGTGACGAGGAGTACGACGCGGCGCGCCGGGTCAACAACTGGATGCACGACAAGCGGCCGCGGGCGATCGTCCGCTGCGAGAACGCCGGCGACGTGATCGCGTCGATCGAGTACGCGCGGACGAACGACCTGGAGATCGCGGTCCGCGGCGGCGGCCACAGCGTGCCGGGGTTCGGCACGGTCGACGACGGGCTGGTCATCGACCTGAGCGGGATGCGCAACGTCCGCGTCGACCCGGTGAACCGGACCGCGCGGGCCGGCGGCGGCGCGACCTGGGGCGATTTCGATGCGGCGACGCACGCGTTCGGGCTGGCCACGACCGGCGGGGTGATCTCGACGACCGGCGTCGGCGGGCTGACCCTCGGCGGCGGGATCGGGTACCTGGCGCGCGGGCTCGGGCTGTCCTGCGACAACCTCGTTTCCGCTGACGTGGTGACGGCGGACGGGAAGTTCCTGATCGTCAGCGAGAAGGAGAACGAGGACCTGTTCTGGGCGCTCCGTGGCGGTGGCGGCAACTTCGGCGTGGTGACCGCGCTGGAGTTCCGGCTTTCGCCGGTGTCGGCGATCTACGGCGGTCCGATGTTCTTCGAGCTGTCCGACGCGACCGCCGTACTGTCCGGGTTCCGGGAACTGATCAAGGACGCGCCGGAGCAACTCGGCGGGTTCCCGGCGTTCCAGATCGCGCCGCCGCTGCCGTTCATCCCGGAGAACCGGCACGGCGAGCCGTTCGTGGCGATCGTCGGCTGCTGGGCGGGCGACCTGGACGAGGGCGAGACGCAGATCTCGAAGTTCCGCGAGTTCGCCCCGGTGATGGCCGAACACGTCGGGCCGATGCCTTACCCGGCGCTGAACAGTGCGTTCGACGCGCTCGTACCGGCCGGTCTGCAGCACTACTGGAAGGCGAACTTCGTCACCGAGCTGACCGACGAGGCGATCCAGGCGCACCTGCGGCACGCCCCCGGCCTGCCCGCGGTGAACTCGACCGTGCACATCTACCCGATCAACGGCGCCTGCCATCGGGTCACGCCGGACGGCACGGCGTTCGCGTACCGGGACGCCACCTTCGCCACCGTGATCGCCGGTATGTGGCCGGACCCGGCGGACAACGACGCGAACATCGAGTGGGTCCGGTCCTACTACGAGGACGTCGCGCCGTACTCCGAGGCCGGCGGCTACATCAACTTCATGGCCGCCGACGACCAGGGCCGGATCCGCGAGAACTACCGGCAGAACTACGACCGGCTCGCGGACGTGAAGCGCACGTACGACCCGGACAACGTGTTCCACCTGAACCAGAACATCGTGCCGTAA
- a CDS encoding NADPH-dependent FMN reductase, with the protein MRLAVIIGSTRRGRFGPTVAHWLAEQAAKQFEIDLVDLGAANLPDTLPDPDDTTPHEVRQLGKRLATADAFAVVTPEINCSFPASLKTALDWYYEEWHAKPVAIVSYGREHGGCHATAQLRQVFTELQAVAIRNTVALPCYWEQFTADGGWPKPSAGYEATAKLMLDQLVWWAEALQDARTRRPYHP; encoded by the coding sequence ATGCGACTGGCAGTGATCATCGGCAGCACCCGCCGTGGCCGGTTCGGCCCGACCGTGGCGCACTGGCTGGCCGAACAGGCCGCCAAGCAGTTCGAGATCGACCTGGTCGACCTCGGGGCGGCGAACCTCCCGGACACACTGCCGGACCCCGACGACACGACGCCGCACGAGGTACGGCAGCTCGGCAAGCGGCTGGCAACAGCGGACGCGTTCGCCGTGGTCACCCCGGAGATCAACTGCAGCTTTCCAGCGTCACTGAAGACCGCGCTGGACTGGTACTACGAGGAGTGGCACGCCAAGCCGGTAGCGATCGTCAGCTACGGCCGTGAGCACGGCGGCTGCCACGCCACCGCGCAGCTGCGACAGGTCTTCACCGAACTCCAGGCCGTCGCCATTCGCAACACCGTCGCACTGCCCTGCTACTGGGAGCAGTTCACTGCCGACGGCGGCTGGCCCAAGCCTTCCGCCGGCTACGAGGCAACAGCAAAGCTCATGCTCGACCAGCTCGTCTGGTGGGCCGAAGCACTACAGGACGCCCGCACGCGGCGCCCGTACCACCCCTGA
- a CDS encoding BTAD domain-containing putative transcriptional regulator, with protein MRFGVLGPVTAWTDAGKPVVIQGLKVRALLADLLVHEGRPVPGDRLVDDLWGSELPGNPAGTLSAKVSQLRRALEDAEPGSRSLVQSGPAGYSIAVDSSTCDALRFRELLEAGAVDEALSLWRGPAYADFADSAFVETAVARLTDQRLSACERADFSVADLSALVREHPLREGLRAAHMRALYRAGRQSEALESFDELRELLLEELGLDPGPEVVALQQSILQQDLPRARSNLPAPVTELIGRSDAVSDVGDCLASSRLVTLTGPGGVGKTRLALAAASGVAERFADGVVLVELAAITPEAVSVSNALTDAVQAALDLYDTGDAGAVVERLAAVMGSRLLVLDNCEQVVEEVAVLTDRLLAAAPGLRVLATSREPLGLAGEVVWSVPPLAIPEVAAELDAVGECSAVQLFVARAAAASRGFSLNEETVADVAVLCRRLDGIPLALELAATRVRALGVRGLVARLDDRFRLLATGHRGAAPRQQTLHAMIDWSWELLDPSEQEVLRRLAVHADGCTAEAAAAVCGEDDVLDVLVRLVDRSLVVPVEGGRFRLLESVAAYCVDKLRDAGELESARQRHLAYYVSVAESAQLFGSEQSRWLRLLDEDTANFRTALDRALTTGQLDFAERLVDALAWYWFLRGRYVEALRSLEAVPGSARAGVWRAGYMYLLGRPEAAAERDRWVDAADAMGQWWIAYAASDAGDLPTCLSLLDTALKRFEADGNQWGVAAVLAARAKHAHVRADLSALYDDASQSITIFRALGDRWGVLQATSWFGAHAELVGDFDEAERLHREGLAAAEELGLWPEVANELGMLGWTSIRQGRYDAARKYGERAVRLATEQGQRSTQALAEIVLAFAARRTGALEEASERLQALIDFARKQREAVLYLSLVLDELGFVRELQGRLEDALALHAEAFRVAEEFGSLRGMCWALEGIAACHPDKPLAAVLLGCAAATRASQNYLMAATETADLDRALDAASGQEEAYRRGTELAPVEAFALLARARAGSSGSR; from the coding sequence GTGCGCTTCGGGGTGCTTGGACCGGTAACGGCCTGGACGGACGCGGGGAAACCTGTGGTGATCCAGGGCCTCAAGGTGCGCGCCCTTCTTGCCGACCTGCTGGTGCACGAGGGCCGTCCTGTACCGGGCGACAGACTCGTCGATGACCTCTGGGGCTCGGAGCTGCCCGGGAATCCGGCTGGGACGCTGTCGGCGAAGGTGTCCCAGCTGCGACGCGCGTTAGAGGACGCTGAGCCCGGGAGCCGCTCGCTGGTGCAGTCAGGTCCAGCCGGCTACTCGATCGCTGTGGACAGCTCTACCTGTGACGCGCTCCGTTTCCGTGAGCTGCTCGAGGCTGGTGCTGTCGACGAGGCGCTGAGCCTGTGGCGTGGTCCGGCGTACGCGGACTTCGCGGACAGCGCGTTCGTGGAGACGGCCGTGGCGCGGCTGACCGACCAGCGGTTGAGTGCCTGCGAGCGGGCGGACTTCTCGGTGGCTGACCTGTCTGCCCTCGTCCGTGAGCACCCGCTGCGGGAGGGGCTGCGAGCCGCACACATGAGGGCTTTGTACCGGGCCGGCCGTCAGAGCGAGGCACTGGAGAGTTTTGACGAGCTCCGGGAGCTCTTGCTCGAGGAGCTCGGGCTGGATCCAGGACCTGAGGTGGTCGCGCTGCAGCAGTCGATCTTGCAGCAGGACCTGCCGCGGGCGCGGAGCAATCTGCCCGCGCCGGTGACTGAGCTGATCGGTCGCAGCGATGCTGTGTCGGACGTGGGTGACTGCTTGGCGTCTTCCCGGCTCGTGACGCTGACCGGGCCTGGAGGCGTTGGCAAGACTCGGTTGGCTCTCGCGGCCGCCTCAGGTGTGGCTGAGCGGTTCGCTGACGGTGTCGTGTTGGTGGAGCTGGCCGCAATCACCCCGGAGGCTGTGTCGGTCAGTAATGCGCTTACTGACGCTGTGCAGGCTGCGCTCGATCTCTATGACACGGGCGACGCCGGGGCAGTTGTCGAGCGTCTGGCAGCGGTGATGGGCTCCCGGTTGCTTGTCCTCGACAACTGCGAGCAGGTGGTCGAGGAGGTCGCCGTACTCACGGACCGGCTCCTGGCCGCTGCTCCGGGACTGCGCGTCCTGGCGACGAGTCGTGAGCCGCTAGGTCTCGCCGGTGAAGTGGTGTGGAGCGTGCCGCCGCTGGCGATCCCTGAGGTCGCCGCTGAGCTTGACGCGGTCGGTGAGTGCAGCGCGGTGCAGTTGTTCGTCGCCCGAGCCGCCGCGGCATCGCGTGGGTTCTCCCTGAACGAGGAGACCGTTGCTGATGTCGCCGTGCTGTGCAGGCGGCTGGACGGGATTCCGCTGGCGCTCGAGCTGGCAGCCACGCGAGTACGGGCGTTGGGGGTACGTGGGCTCGTGGCGCGGCTGGACGACCGCTTCCGGTTGCTGGCGACAGGACACCGCGGCGCCGCACCACGCCAGCAGACGTTGCACGCGATGATCGACTGGAGCTGGGAGCTGCTCGACCCGTCGGAGCAGGAAGTGCTGCGGCGGCTGGCAGTACATGCCGACGGGTGTACGGCCGAAGCGGCAGCGGCTGTTTGCGGCGAGGACGACGTACTGGATGTGCTGGTGCGGTTGGTTGACCGGTCTCTCGTCGTACCTGTCGAGGGTGGGCGTTTCCGGTTGCTTGAATCCGTGGCGGCGTACTGCGTCGACAAGCTGCGGGATGCGGGCGAGTTGGAGTCTGCGCGTCAGCGGCACCTGGCGTACTACGTGTCGGTCGCTGAGTCGGCACAGCTGTTCGGTAGTGAGCAGAGCAGGTGGCTGCGGCTGCTGGATGAGGACACGGCCAACTTCCGCACGGCTCTGGATCGTGCTCTGACCACCGGTCAGTTGGACTTCGCGGAACGGCTGGTGGACGCGCTGGCGTGGTACTGGTTCCTCCGCGGACGTTATGTGGAGGCCCTGCGTTCACTGGAGGCCGTACCGGGTTCGGCGCGCGCAGGAGTATGGCGGGCCGGCTACATGTACCTGCTGGGCCGTCCTGAGGCCGCGGCGGAGCGCGACCGCTGGGTCGATGCTGCTGACGCCATGGGGCAGTGGTGGATCGCCTATGCAGCCAGCGACGCGGGCGACCTGCCCACATGTCTCTCGCTGCTGGACACGGCTCTCAAGCGCTTCGAAGCCGACGGGAACCAGTGGGGTGTCGCGGCAGTGCTGGCCGCACGGGCGAAGCATGCACACGTACGTGCGGATCTATCGGCGCTGTACGACGACGCCTCCCAGAGCATCACGATCTTCCGCGCGCTGGGGGATCGGTGGGGTGTTCTCCAGGCGACCAGCTGGTTCGGGGCACACGCCGAGCTGGTCGGTGACTTCGACGAGGCAGAACGGCTGCACCGGGAAGGGCTGGCGGCCGCGGAGGAGCTGGGGCTGTGGCCTGAGGTGGCGAACGAGCTCGGGATGCTCGGGTGGACCTCGATCCGGCAGGGCCGGTACGACGCGGCACGGAAGTACGGGGAGCGCGCAGTACGGCTGGCGACGGAGCAGGGGCAGCGCTCGACGCAGGCGCTTGCGGAGATCGTGCTGGCGTTCGCGGCTCGTCGTACCGGGGCCTTGGAGGAGGCGTCGGAGCGGTTGCAGGCGTTGATCGACTTCGCTCGGAAGCAGCGGGAGGCCGTGCTCTACCTGTCGCTCGTGCTGGACGAGCTCGGGTTCGTCAGGGAGCTCCAGGGGCGGCTGGAGGACGCGCTGGCGCTGCATGCGGAGGCGTTCCGGGTGGCGGAGGAGTTCGGGTCGCTGCGGGGCATGTGCTGGGCGCTGGAGGGGATCGCTGCGTGCCACCCGGACAAGCCGCTTGCCGCGGTCTTGCTGGGATGCGCCGCTGCGACCCGGGCGTCGCAGAACTACCTGATGGCGGCGACGGAGACTGCGGACCTCGATCGCGCTCTGGATGCCGCGTCGGGCCAGGAGGAGGCGTACCGGCGCGGCACCGAGCTCGCTCCGGTCGAGGCGTTCGCGTTGCTCGCCCGTGCTCGTGCGGGCTCGTCCGGCAGTAGATGA
- a CDS encoding LysR family transcriptional regulator, with product MMDLHRLRLLREVHGRGTVHGAARALGYSPSAISQQLAVLEREAGTPLLERVGRNVRLTAAGEVLVRHATALLDGVEAAEAELAAVAAGRVAGVVRIASFQSAFIRVVAPAIRSLAASHPDIRVEAAELEVEQAAPALRLQQLDLMVGDEYDGQPRTVHSDLRREHLLREQIRLILPADHPLAAADRVPLRELADLPWAACQPGTGHREMHVRVCRELGGFEPDIRYSSDDFLILLELVRTTGAGALLPDLVIGAGAPGVAVRLPAEGDLGRAVFLLTRRTRTPAVAAVADALADAATGQTRS from the coding sequence ATGATGGATCTGCACCGGCTGCGGTTGTTGCGCGAGGTCCACGGCCGCGGCACCGTCCACGGAGCGGCCCGTGCGCTCGGGTATTCGCCCAGCGCGATCTCGCAGCAGCTGGCCGTTCTGGAGCGCGAAGCCGGTACGCCGTTGCTCGAACGGGTCGGACGCAACGTCCGGCTGACTGCCGCGGGTGAGGTACTGGTACGGCACGCGACCGCGCTGCTCGACGGCGTCGAGGCGGCCGAGGCGGAGCTCGCCGCGGTCGCGGCGGGACGGGTCGCGGGGGTGGTGCGGATCGCGTCGTTCCAGTCCGCGTTCATCCGGGTCGTGGCGCCGGCGATCCGCAGTCTCGCGGCGTCGCATCCCGACATCCGCGTCGAGGCGGCCGAGCTGGAGGTCGAGCAGGCCGCACCCGCGCTGCGGTTGCAGCAGCTGGATCTGATGGTCGGTGACGAGTACGACGGTCAGCCGCGCACGGTGCACAGCGATCTGCGGCGGGAGCACCTGCTACGCGAGCAGATCCGGCTCATCCTGCCCGCGGACCATCCGCTCGCCGCGGCCGATCGGGTGCCGTTGCGAGAACTCGCCGATCTTCCGTGGGCTGCGTGTCAACCCGGGACCGGTCATCGCGAGATGCACGTGCGGGTGTGTCGCGAACTCGGCGGCTTCGAGCCGGACATCCGGTACAGCTCGGACGACTTCCTGATCCTGCTCGAACTCGTCCGTACGACGGGCGCGGGCGCACTACTGCCCGATCTGGTCATCGGCGCGGGCGCTCCTGGTGTCGCCGTACGACTTCCGGCCGAAGGTGATCTCGGACGGGCCGTCTTCCTGCTGACCCGCCGGACCCGGACGCCGGCCGTCGCCGCGGTCGCCGACGCCTTGGCCGACGCGGCCACTGGTCAGACCAGGTCGTGA